A genomic region of Staphylococcus roterodami contains the following coding sequences:
- a CDS encoding superantigen-like protein SSL1, with translation MKFKTIAKASLALGMLATGVVTSNTQAVQAKTEVKQQSEADLKLYYSGPSFEHKKVTGFKYTEDGKHYLEVTVGQQHSRITLLESDKDKFKEGENSNIDVFVVREGAGRQATNYSIGGVTKSNSVQYIDYINTPILEIKKGNEDVLKDFYYISKEDISLKELDYRLRERAIKQHGLYSNGLKQGQITITMKDGKSHTIDLSKKLEKERMGESIDGKQIQKILVEIK, from the coding sequence ATGAAATTTAAAACAATAGCAAAAGCAAGTTTAGCATTGGGAATGTTAGCAACAGGTGTAGTTACGTCGAATACACAAGCAGTACAAGCGAAAACAGAAGTAAAACAACAAAGTGAAGCTGATTTAAAACTTTATTATAGTGGACCAAGTTTTGAACATAAAAAAGTTACTGGATTTAAATATACTGAAGATGGTAAGCATTATTTGGAAGTTACAGTAGGGCAACAACATTCTCGAATAACTTTACTAGAATCTGATAAAGACAAATTTAAAGAAGGAGAAAATTCTAATATAGATGTATTTGTCGTTAGAGAAGGTGCGGGAAGACAAGCAACAAATTACTCAATTGGTGGCGTTACAAAATCAAATAGTGTGCAGTATATTGATTATATCAATACGCCAATTTTAGAAATCAAGAAAGGTAATGAAGATGTACTTAAAGATTTTTACTACATTTCAAAAGAAGACATCTCATTAAAAGAACTTGATTATAGATTAAGAGAACGTGCGATTAAACAACACGGCTTGTATTCAAACGGTCTTAAACAAGGTCAAATTACAATTACAATGAAAGATGGTAAATCACATACAATCGATTTAAGTAAAAAACTTGAAAAAGAACGTATGGGCGAGTCTATCGATGGCAAACAAATACAAAAAATTCTAGTAGAAATTAAATAG
- a CDS encoding superantigen-like protein SSL2, translating to MKMKSIAKVSLVLGILATGVNTTTEKPVYAEKKPIVISENSKKLKSYYTQPSIEYKNVTGYISFIQPSIKFMNFIDGNTVNNLALIGKDKQHYHTGVHRNLNIFYVNEDKRFEGAKYSIGGITSANDKAVDLIAEARVVKEDHTGEYDYEFFPFKIDKEAMSLKELDFKLRKYLIDNYGLYGEMSRGTITVKKKYYGKYTFELDKKLQEDRMSDVINVTDIDRIEIKVIKA from the coding sequence ATGAAAATGAAATCAATTGCAAAAGTAAGTTTGGTATTAGGTATTTTAGCAACAGGTGTAAACACTACAACGGAAAAACCAGTATATGCTGAAAAGAAACCTATTGTAATAAGTGAAAATAGTAAAAAATTAAAATCGTACTATACTCAACCAAGTATTGAATATAAAAATGTGACAGGTTATATCAGTTTCATTCAACCAAGTATTAAATTTATGAATTTCATAGATGGTAATACTGTTAATAATCTTGCTTTAATTGGCAAAGACAAGCAACATTATCATACGGGTGTACATCGTAATCTTAATATATTTTACGTTAATGAGGATAAGAGATTTGAAGGTGCAAAGTACTCTATTGGTGGTATCACAAGTGCAAACGATAAAGCTGTCGACTTAATAGCAGAAGCAAGGGTCGTTAAAGAAGATCATACTGGTGAATATGATTATGAATTTTTCCCATTTAAAATAGATAAAGAAGCAATGTCATTGAAAGAGCTTGATTTTAAATTAAGAAAATATCTTATTGATAATTATGGTCTTTACGGTGAAATGAGTAGAGGAACAATTACCGTCAAAAAGAAATACTATGGAAAGTATACATTTGAATTGGATAAAAAGTTACAAGAAGACCGTATGTCCGATGTTATCAATGTTACAGATATTGATAGAATTGAAATCAAAGTTATAAAAGCATAA
- a CDS encoding superantigen-like protein has protein sequence MKMTTIAKASLALGLLTTGVTTTQAAKAEKAPTANPEQAPKANAEKASTPTSTNIKATQPTSTAITPSSSNVDTPQPQSTNPATLPIEINPKYKDLRAYYTKPSYEFEKQFGFMLKPWTTVRFMNVIPNWFIYKIALVGKDDKKYKDGPYDNIDVFIVLEDNKYQLKKYSVGGITKTNSKKVDHKAELSITKEDNKGKISSDVSEYKITKEEVSLKELDFKLRKQLIEQHNLYGNIGSGTIVIKMKNGGKYTFELHKKLQEHRMADVIDGTNIDKIEVNIK, from the coding sequence ATGAAAATGACAACAATTGCTAAAGCAAGTTTAGCACTAGGACTTTTAACAACAGGAGTAACGACAACTCAAGCAGCTAAAGCAGAAAAAGCACCAACTGCTAATCCCGAACAGGCGCCAAAAGCTAACGCAGAAAAAGCATCAACACCGACCTCAACTAATATAAAAGCAACACAACCAACATCAACCGCAATTACACCATCTTCGTCTAATGTAGACACACCACAACCTCAATCGACAAACCCAGCAACACTGCCTATAGAAATAAATCCTAAATATAAAGATTTAAGAGCATATTATACTAAACCAAGTTATGAATTCGAAAAACAATTTGGATTTATGCTGAAACCATGGACGACGGTTAGGTTTATGAATGTTATTCCTAATTGGTTCATTTATAAAATAGCTTTAGTTGGAAAAGATGATAAAAAATATAAAGATGGACCTTACGATAATATCGATGTATTTATCGTATTAGAAGACAATAAATATCAATTAAAAAAATATTCTGTCGGTGGTATCACGAAGACGAATAGTAAAAAAGTTGATCACAAAGCAGAATTAAGCATTACTAAAGAAGATAATAAAGGCAAGATTTCAAGCGATGTTTCAGAATATAAGATTACTAAGGAAGAGGTTTCCTTGAAAGAACTTGATTTTAAATTGAGAAAACAACTTATTGAACAACATAATCTGTACGGTAACATTGGTTCAGGAACAATCGTTATTAAAATGAAAAACGGTGGGAAGTATACGTTTGAATTACACAAAAAACTACAAGAACATCGTATGGCAGACGTTATTGATGGCACTAATATTGATAAAATTGAAGTGAATATTAAATAA
- a CDS encoding superantigen-like protein SSL4, which translates to MKMTTIAKTSLALGLLTTGVITTTTQAANATTPSSTKIEAPQLATNATTSPSTKTEQTPKANAENVLATNPEQSPKANAEKATTPSSTDIKTPQSKPNATTPPSIKVETPQSPNTKQVPIEINPKYKDLRAYYTKPSLEFKNEIGIILKKWTTIRFMNIVPDYFIYKIALVGKDDKKYGEGVHRHVDVFVILEEKNKYGVERYSVGGITKANSKKVDHKAGIRITKEDNKGTISHDVSEYNITKEEISLKELDFKLRKQLIEKNNLYANVGSGTIVIKMKNGGKYTFELHKKLQEHRMADVIDGTNIDSIEVNIK; encoded by the coding sequence ATGAAAATGACAACAATTGCGAAAACAAGTTTAGCACTAGGCCTTTTAACAACGGGCGTAATCACAACGACAACGCAAGCAGCAAACGCGACAACACCATCCTCAACTAAAATAGAAGCACCACAACTAGCAACAAACGCGACAACATCGCCGTCAACTAAAACAGAGCAGACGCCTAAAGCTAACGCAGAAAATGTACTAGCTACTAATCCCGAACAGTCGCCTAAGGCTAACGCAGAAAAAGCGACAACACCATCCTCAACTGATATAAAAACACCGCAATCAAAACCAAACGCAACAACACCGCCTTCAATTAAAGTGGAAACACCACAATCTCCAAATACAAAACAAGTACCAATAGAAATAAACCCTAAATATAAAGATTTAAGAGCGTATTATACGAAACCAAGTTTAGAATTTAAAAACGAGATTGGTATTATTTTAAAAAAATGGACGACAATAAGATTTATGAATATTGTTCCAGATTATTTCATATATAAAATAGCTTTAGTTGGAAAAGACGATAAGAAATATGGTGAAGGAGTGCATAGGCATGTCGATGTATTTGTCATTTTAGAAGAAAAAAATAAATATGGAGTGGAAAGATACTCGGTCGGTGGTATCACGAAGGCTAATAGTAAAAAAGTTGATCACAAGGCAGGAATAAGAATTACTAAAGAAGATAATAAAGGTACAATCTCACATGATGTTTCAGAATACAATATTACTAAAGAAGAGATTTCCTTGAAAGAACTTGATTTTAAATTGAGAAAACAACTTATTGAAAAAAATAATCTGTACGCAAATGTTGGTTCAGGAACAATTGTTATTAAAATGAAAAACGGTGGAAAGTACACATTTGAATTACACAAAAAACTACAAGAACATCGCATGGCAGACGTCATAGATGGCACTAATATTGATAGTATTGAAGTGAATATAAAATAA
- a CDS encoding superantigen-like protein SSL5, protein MKMTAIAKASLALGILATGTITSTTQTVNASEHESKYENVTKDIFDLRDYYSGASKELKNVIGYHYSKGGRHYLVIDKNRKFTRVQIFGKDIERFKARKNLGLDIFVVKEAENRNGTVYSYGGVTKKNKGAYYDYLNAPRFQIKKDEGDGIAMYDRIHYIYKEEVSLKELDFKLRQYLIQNFGLYKKFPKDSKIKVTMKDGDYYTFELNKKLQTNRMSDVIDGRNIEKIEADIR, encoded by the coding sequence ATGAAGATGACAGCAATTGCGAAAGCAAGTTTAGCATTAGGTATTTTAGCAACAGGAACAATAACATCAACTACTCAAACTGTAAATGCGAGTGAACACGAATCAAAATATGAAAATGTGACAAAAGATATATTTGACTTGAGAGACTACTATAGTGGTGCAAGTAAAGAACTTAAAAATGTTATCGGTTATCACTATAGTAAAGGCGGTAGACACTACCTTGTCATTGATAAAAATAGAAAGTTCACAAGAGTACAGATATTTGGTAAAGATATTGAAAGATTTAAAGCACGCAAAAATCTGGGATTAGACATATTTGTTGTTAAAGAAGCGGAAAACCGTAACGGTACAGTTTATTCATATGGTGGCGTGACAAAGAAAAATAAAGGCGCCTATTATGATTATTTAAACGCACCAAGATTCCAAATTAAAAAAGACGAAGGTGACGGTATTGCTATGTACGATAGAATACACTACATTTATAAAGAAGAAGTATCACTTAAAGAATTGGATTTTAAATTGAGACAGTATTTAATTCAAAATTTTGGACTGTATAAAAAGTTTCCTAAAGATAGCAAGATAAAAGTGACAATGAAAGATGGCGACTATTATACGTTTGAACTTAATAAAAAATTACAAACAAATCGCATGAGTGACGTCATTGACGGTAGAAATATTGAGAAAATAGAAGCCGATATAAGATAG
- a CDS encoding superantigen-like protein SSL6: protein MKLKTLAKATLVLGLLTTGVITTEGQAVKAAESTQGQHNYKSLKYYYSKPSIELKNLDGLYRQKVTDKGVYVWKDRKDYFVGLLGKDIEKYPQGEHDKQDAFLVIEEETVNGRQYSIGGLSKTNSKEFSKEVDVKVTRKNDDSSEKSKDSKFKITKEEISLKELDFKLRKKLMEEEKLYGAVNNRKGKIVVKMEDDKFYTFELTKKLQPHRMGDTIDGTKIKEINVELEYK from the coding sequence ATGAAACTAAAAACGTTAGCTAAAGCAACATTAGTATTGGGATTGTTAACTACTGGCGTCATTACAACAGAAGGCCAAGCAGTTAAAGCAGCAGAGTCAACTCAAGGTCAACATAATTATAAATCGTTAAAGTATTACTATAGTAAGCCAAGTATAGAGTTAAAAAATCTTGATGGTTTGTATAGACAGAAAGTGACAGATAAAGGAGTATATGTTTGGAAAGATCGAAAAGATTATTTTGTTGGCTTGCTTGGTAAAGATATTGAAAAATACCCTCAAGGTGAGCATGATAAGCAAGATGCATTTTTAGTCATCGAGGAAGAAACTGTTAATGGAAGACAATATTCAATTGGTGGTTTAAGTAAGACAAATAGTAAAGAATTTAGTAAAGAAGTCGATGTTAAAGTAACTAGAAAAAATGATGACTCATCGGAAAAGTCTAAAGATAGTAAATTTAAAATTACTAAAGAAGAAATCTCGTTAAAAGAGTTGGACTTTAAATTAAGAAAAAAATTGATGGAAGAAGAAAAATTATATGGTGCTGTCAACAATAGAAAAGGTAAAATTGTAGTTAAAATGGAAGATGATAAGTTTTATACTTTCGAACTTACAAAAAAATTACAACCGCATCGTATGGGTGACACGATAGACGGTACTAAAATCAAAGAAATTAATGTTGAACTAGAATATAAATAA
- a CDS encoding superantigen-like protein SSL7, whose product MKLKTLAKATLALGLLTTGVITTEGQAVHAKEKQERVQHLYDIKDLHRYYSAPSFEYSNINGKVENYNGSNVVRFEQQNQNHQLFLLGKDKEEYKEGLKGQNVFVVQELIDPNGRLSTVGGVTKKNNQTSETKIPLFVNKVYGGNLDASIDSFLINKEEVSLKELDFKIRQHLVKSYGLYKGTFKYGKIIINMKDEKKEEIDLSDKLKFERMGDVLNSKDIRGISVTMKQI is encoded by the coding sequence ATGAAACTAAAAACGTTAGCTAAAGCAACATTAGCATTAGGATTATTAACTACAGGCGTTATCACAACTGAAGGTCAAGCAGTCCACGCAAAAGAAAAGCAAGAGAGAGTACAGCATTTATATGATATTAAAGACTTACATCGATACTACTCAGCACCAAGTTTTGAATACAGTAATATTAATGGCAAAGTTGAAAACTACAATGGTTCTAACGTTGTACGCTTTGAGCAACAAAATCAAAATCACCAATTATTCTTATTAGGAAAAGATAAAGAGGAATATAAAGAAGGTCTTAAAGGTCAAAATGTATTTGTAGTACAAGAATTAATTGATCCAAATGGCAGACTATCTACTGTTGGTGGTGTAACGAAGAAAAACAACCAAACTTCGGAAACTAAAATACCTTTATTTGTTAATAAAGTGTATGGTGGAAATTTAGATGCATCAATTGACTCATTTTTAATTAATAAAGAAGAAGTTTCACTGAAAGAACTTGATTTCAAAATTAGACAGCATTTAGTTAAAAGTTATGGATTATATAAAGGTACATTTAAATACGGTAAAATCATTATCAATATGAAAGACGAGAAAAAGGAAGAAATTGATTTAAGTGATAAATTGAAATTCGAACGCATGGGCGATGTGTTGAATAGTAAAGATATTAGAGGTATATCAGTGACTATGAAACAAATTTAA
- a CDS encoding superantigen-like protein SSL8, with product MKLTSIAKATLVLGILTTGVITVESQTVYAKVKYEKMNRLYDKNKLHQYYSGPSYELTNVSGQSQGYYDSNVLLFNQQNQKFQVFLLGKDENKYKEKTHGLDVFAVPELVDLDGRIFSVSGVTKKNVKSIFESLRTPNLLVKKIDDKGGFSYDEFFFIQKEEVSLKELDFKIRKLLIKKYKLYEGAADKGRIVINMKDENKYEIDLSDKLDFERMADVINSEQIKNIEVNLK from the coding sequence ATGAAATTAACATCGATAGCTAAAGCGACATTAGTATTAGGAATATTAACTACAGGTGTGATTACAGTAGAAAGTCAAACAGTTTATGCAAAAGTAAAGTATGAAAAAATGAACCGTTTATATGATAAAAACAAGTTACATCAATATTATTCAGGGCCTAGTTATGAGTTAACAAATGTTAGTGGCCAAAGTCAAGGTTATTATGACTCTAACGTTTTGCTTTTTAACCAACAAAATCAAAAGTTCCAAGTGTTTTTATTGGGAAAAGATGAAAATAAATACAAAGAAAAAACGCATGGCCTCGATGTCTTTGCGGTACCAGAATTAGTAGATTTAGATGGAAGAATATTTAGTGTTAGTGGTGTAACAAAGAAAAACGTAAAATCAATATTTGAGTCTCTAAGAACGCCGAACTTACTAGTTAAAAAAATAGACGATAAAGGCGGTTTTTCGTATGATGAATTTTTCTTTATTCAAAAGGAAGAAGTCTCATTGAAGGAACTTGATTTTAAAATAAGAAAACTGTTGATTAAAAAATACAAATTGTATGAAGGGGCAGCTGATAAAGGTAGGATTGTTATTAATATGAAAGACGAAAATAAGTATGAAATTGATCTGAGTGATAAATTAGATTTCGAGCGTATGGCAGATGTCATTAATAGTGAACAAATTAAAAACATCGAAGTGAATTTGAAATAA
- a CDS encoding superantigen-like protein SSL9, with protein MKFTTIAKATLALGILTTGVFTTESQTVHAKVELDETQRKYYINMLHQYYSEESFESTNISVKSEDYYGSNVLNFNQRNKTFKVFLIGDYKNKYKEKTHGLDVFAVPELIDVKGGIYSVGGITKKNVRSVFGFVSNTSLQVKKVDAKNGFSKNELFFIQKEEVSLKELDFKIRKMLIEKYRLYKGTADKGRIVINMKDEKKYEIDLSEKLSFDRMFDVMDSKQIKNIEVNLN; from the coding sequence ATGAAATTTACAACGATAGCTAAAGCAACATTAGCATTAGGAATATTAACTACAGGTGTGTTTACAACAGAAAGTCAAACTGTTCACGCGAAAGTAGAACTGGATGAAACACAACGCAAATATTATATCAATATGCTACATCAATATTATTCTGAAGAAAGTTTTGAATCAACAAACATTAGTGTTAAAAGTGAAGATTATTATGGCTCAAATGTTTTAAACTTTAACCAACGAAATAAAACCTTCAAAGTATTTTTAATTGGAGACTATAAAAATAAATATAAAGAAAAAACGCATGGCCTTGATGTCTTTGCAGTACCAGAATTGATAGATGTAAAAGGTGGCATTTATAGCGTTGGCGGTATAACAAAGAAAAATGTGAGATCAGTATTTGGATTTGTAAGTAATACAAGTCTACAAGTTAAAAAAGTTGATGCTAAAAATGGCTTTTCGAAAAATGAGTTATTCTTTATTCAAAAGGAAGAAGTATCATTGAAAGAACTTGATTTTAAAATAAGAAAAATGTTAATTGAAAAATATAGATTGTACAAAGGAACGGCAGATAAAGGTAGAATTGTTATCAATATGAAAGACGAAAAGAAATATGAAATTGATTTAAGTGAAAAATTAAGTTTTGATCGTATGTTTGATGTCATGGACAGTAAGCAAATTAAAAACATTGAAGTAAATTTGAATTAA
- a CDS encoding superantigen-like protein SSL10 translates to MKLTAIAKATLALGILTTGTLTTEVHSGHAKQNQKSVNKHDKEALHRYYTGRTMEMKNISALKHGKNNLRFKYRGIKIQVLLPGNDKSKFQQRSYEGLDVFFVQEKRDKHDIFYTVGGVIQNNKTSGVVSAPILNISKEKGEDAFVKGYPYYIKKEKITLKELDYKLRKHLIEKYGLYKTISKDGRVKINLKDGSFYNLDLRYKLDFKYMGEVIESKQIKDIEINLK, encoded by the coding sequence ATGAAATTAACAGCGATAGCTAAAGCTACATTAGCTTTAGGAATTTTAACAACAGGAACTTTAACAACAGAAGTTCATTCAGGTCATGCAAAACAAAATCAAAAGTCAGTAAATAAACATGACAAGGAGGCACTACACCGATACTACACTGGAAGAACTATGGAAATGAAAAATATTAGTGCTTTGAAACATGGTAAAAACAACTTACGTTTTAAATATAGAGGTATTAAGATTCAAGTATTATTGCCTGGAAATGATAAAAGTAAATTTCAACAGCGTAGTTATGAGGGGTTAGATGTTTTCTTTGTTCAAGAAAAAAGAGATAAGCACGATATATTTTATACTGTTGGTGGTGTAATACAGAATAATAAAACATCTGGAGTTGTCAGTGCACCGATATTAAATATTTCAAAAGAAAAGGGTGAAGATGCTTTTGTGAAAGGTTACCCTTATTATATTAAAAAAGAAAAAATAACACTAAAAGAGCTGGATTATAAGTTGAGAAAGCATCTAATTGAAAAATACGGACTTTATAAAACAATCTCAAAAGATGGTAGAGTCAAAATTAACTTGAAAGATGGCAGCTTTTATAACCTTGATTTAAGATATAAATTAGATTTCAAATATATGGGAGAAGTCATAGAGAGTAAACAGATTAAAGATATTGAAATTAACTTGAAGTAA
- a CDS encoding type I restriction-modification system subunit M yields the protein MSITEKQRQQQAELHKKLWSIANDLRGNMDASEFRNYILGLIFYRFLSEKAEQEYADALAGEDITYQEAWADEEYREDLKAELIDQVGYFIEPQDLFSAMIREIETQDFDIEHLATAIRKVETSTLGEESENDFIGLFSDMDLSSTRLGNNVKERTALISKVMINLDDLPFVHSDMEIDMLGDAYEFLIGRFAATAGKKAGEFYTPQQVSKILAKIVTDGKDKLRHVYDPTCGSGSLLLRVGKETKVYRYFGQERNNTTYNLARMNMLLHDVRYENFDIRNDDTLENPAFLGNTFDAVIANPPYSAKWSADSKFENDERFSGYGKLAPKSKADFAFIQHMVHYLDDEGTMAVVLPHGVLFRGAAEGVIRRYLIEEKNYLEAVIGLPANIFYGTSIPTCILVFKKCRQQDDNVLFIDASNDFEKGKNQNHLSDAQVERIINTYKRKETIDKYSYSATLQEIADNDYNLNIPRYVDTFEEEEPIDLDQVQQDLKNIDKEIAEIEQEINAYLKELGVLKDE from the coding sequence ATGTCTATTACTGAAAAACAACGTCAGCAACAAGCTGAATTACATAAAAAATTATGGTCGATTGCGAATGATTTAAGAGGAAACATGGATGCGAGTGAATTCCGTAACTACATACTAGGCTTGATTTTCTATCGCTTCTTATCTGAAAAAGCAGAACAAGAATACGCTGATGCCTTGGCAGGTGAAGATATTACATATCAAGAAGCGTGGGCAGATGAAGAATACCGTGAAGACTTAAAAGCAGAATTAATTGATCAAGTCGGTTACTTCATTGAGCCACAAGATTTATTCAGTGCGATGATTCGTGAAATTGAAACGCAAGATTTCGATATCGAACATCTCGCAACGGCAATTCGCAAAGTTGAAACATCTACATTAGGTGAAGAAAGTGAAAATGACTTTATCGGACTGTTCAGCGATATGGACTTAAGTTCAACGCGACTAGGTAACAATGTGAAAGAACGTACGGCGTTAATTTCCAAAGTTATGATTAATCTTGACGATTTACCATTCGTTCACAGCGACATGGAAATTGATATGTTAGGCGATGCATACGAATTCCTTATCGGACGCTTTGCGGCGACAGCGGGTAAAAAAGCAGGAGAGTTCTATACACCACAACAAGTATCTAAGATATTGGCGAAGATTGTCACAGACGGTAAAGATAAATTACGTCACGTGTATGACCCAACATGTGGTTCAGGTTCATTATTGTTGCGTGTTGGTAAAGAGACAAAAGTGTATCGTTATTTTGGTCAAGAACGTAACAATACCACATACAACTTAGCACGCATGAATATGTTATTACATGATGTGCGCTATGAAAATTTCGATATCCGTAATGATGACACTTTGGAAAATCCAGCCTTTTTAGGCAATACATTTGATGCGGTAATAGCGAACCCACCATACAGTGCGAAATGGTCAGCAGATTCAAAATTTGAAAATGACGAGCGCTTCAGCGGTTACGGTAAACTTGCGCCAAAATCCAAAGCCGACTTTGCCTTTATTCAACACATGGTACATTATCTAGACGATGAAGGTACGATGGCTGTTGTATTACCACATGGTGTATTATTCAGAGGTGCTGCAGAAGGTGTCATTCGTCGTTATTTAATAGAAGAAAAGAACTACTTAGAAGCCGTGATTGGGTTACCAGCGAACATTTTCTATGGAACAAGTATTCCAACATGTATTTTAGTATTTAAAAAATGTCGCCAACAAGACGACAACGTATTATTTATCGATGCATCCAATGATTTTGAAAAAGGGAAGAATCAAAACCATTTAAGCGATGCCCAAGTCGAACGCATTATTAACACATATAAGCGTAAAGAAACCATTGATAAATATAGCTACAGCGCGACATTACAAGAGATTGCCGATAACGATTACAACTTAAACATACCGAGATATGTCGATACATTTGAAGAAGAAGAACCAATTGATTTAGATCAAGTCCAACAAGATTTGAAAAATATCGACAAAGAAATCGCAGAAATTGAGCAAGAAATCAATGCATACCTGAAAGAACTTGGGGTGTTGAAAGATGAGTAA
- a CDS encoding restriction endonuclease subunit S, whose amino-acid sequence MSNTQKKNVPELRFPEFEGEWEDVKFVSIFQEVSNKTSDLAKYPLFSLTVEKGITPKTERYKRDFLVKKSDNFKIVEPRDIVYNPMNVTLGAIDLSKYNYDIALSGYYHVMKIINSFNPYFISNFLKTEKMIIHYKKIATGSLMEKQRVHFSEFKNIIKKFPTNKEQQKIGGFFSKLDRQIELEEQKLELLQQQKKGYMQKIFSQELRFKDENGNDYPEWEKKQLGEFACKVTKKNIDKKYTETLTNSAELGIISQRDFFDKEISNIDNIKNYYVVEENDFVYNPRISTYAPFGPVNRNKLEKKGVMSPLYTVFRIQSIDLNFIEFYFKSSKWYRFMALNGDSGARADRFSIKDKTFMEMPLYIPCMDEQIKIGQFFDNIDKCIKNYQSKISLLKKNKKSFLQKMFI is encoded by the coding sequence ATGAGTAATACACAAAAGAAAAATGTGCCGGAGTTGAGATTCCCAGAATTTGAAGGTGAATGGGAAGATGTTAAATTTGTTAGTATTTTTCAAGAAGTATCAAATAAAACAAGTGATTTAGCAAAGTATCCGTTATTCAGTTTAACAGTAGAAAAAGGTATTACACCGAAGACAGAAAGATATAAAAGAGATTTTTTGGTAAAAAAGAGTGACAACTTTAAAATAGTAGAACCAAGGGATATAGTTTATAATCCAATGAATGTCACTTTAGGTGCTATAGACTTATCAAAGTATAATTATGATATTGCACTTTCTGGATACTATCATGTTATGAAAATTATCAATAGTTTTAATCCGTATTTTATATCTAACTTTTTAAAAACAGAAAAAATGATTATTCATTATAAAAAAATAGCTACAGGTTCTTTGATGGAAAAGCAAAGAGTTCATTTTAGTGAATTTAAAAATATAATAAAAAAATTTCCTACAAATAAAGAACAGCAAAAAATAGGTGGTTTTTTCAGCAAACTCGACCGACAAATTGAATTAGAAGAACAAAAACTTGAATTACTTCAACAACAGAAAAAAGGCTATATGCAGAAAATCTTCTCACAAGAATTACGATTCAAGGATGAGAATGGCAATGATTATCCGGAGTGGGAAAAGAAGCAACTTGGAGAATTTGCTTGTAAAGTGACTAAAAAGAATATTGATAAAAAATATACTGAGACTTTAACTAATTCAGCTGAATTAGGCATCATATCTCAAAGAGATTTTTTTGACAAAGAAATTTCAAATATAGATAATATAAAAAACTACTATGTTGTCGAAGAGAATGATTTCGTTTATAACCCTAGAATTTCTACTTATGCTCCATTTGGACCAGTAAATAGAAATAAGTTAGAAAAAAAAGGAGTTATGTCTCCTCTATACACTGTATTTAGAATCCAAAGCATTGATTTAAACTTTATTGAGTTTTATTTTAAATCTTCAAAATGGTATAGATTTATGGCACTAAATGGTGATTCAGGTGCACGAGCGGATAGGTTTTCTATTAAAGATAAGACATTTATGGAAATGCCATTATACATCCCATGTATGGATGAACAAATAAAAATAGGTCAATTCTTTGATAATATTGATAAATGTATTAAAAACTATCAGAGTAAAATTAGTCTTTTAAAGAAAAATAAAAAGAGCTTTTTACAAAAGATGTTTATTTAA